AGAAACATTAAATGCAATTGCTGATGCTGGAATCATTTTGGACAATGAAAGAGAAAAGAGCATGATTGAGACATTCATGGAGCATCATCATAAGAGCACACatggaattgaaagtttggaTAAAAAGATTGAAGAGGCGACAACAGATATCTACTGGAGAAAGCAGAAGATTAATGAATTGAATGATTATTTggatggaaaaatgaaaggCCCAGCCAAAGATGATGAAATGGAAAGCAGTGAAGAGCAGGAATAAATGAATTTCCATACAATGACAAAAACTATTAGTGACAGATAACATAAACacttgattttatttattaatgtGAAACCGGTCAGagttcataatttttgttgtaacTTGTGTTTGCCTCAACattgaataaaatgtttataaatcGGACAGATGTggttcaaaaatcagaaaatgctATGCAGACACTTTAACTTTTCTAACTCGTCTCCAGTCCGAAGATGCTTCGGGTTTCTCTGTTGGCGTGGATGCCTTCGTATTGTAATTAGAAAACTCGTCAGTTTTTCCTCTTTGTGGGCATTTGCAGTATCCAGAATCCGGCCCAGGACGACCACTGCCACCAggctgaaaaatatcaattatagtttaataatatttttttgaaaaatattttgactcACCCTTCCAGGATGCCCATCGACTCCAGGTCCACCCGGTTGACCTGCTTTTCCTTGCGGCCCAGAAGACCCAGGCTCCCCAGACATGGGATAACCGCCATCTGGACCAGGCGGTCCCCCTCTCCCGACTCTTCCAGGGGATCCGGCAGGTCCTGGTGATCCATATGATCTGGTTCCTGATCTGCCTGGTTGCCCAGTTGCTCCATCATGCCCATTAGCTCCGCCCGATCCATTGTCTCCTGGCATTCCTGGATATCCTGGAAGACCTCTCCCTCCAGGAATTCCATCCATTCCAGTAACACCCACATCTCCAGGATGTCCCATTAATCCTGGCCTTCCAGGTTGTCCTTGTGGTCCCATTGGACATTGAATACACCCATTATATGGTAGCTTCATTGATAGCAATACGCCGACTCCTCCGGGGCTTCCAGGTTGTCCAGCTGAGCCGTCTTCACCAGGGTGGCCAGGATGACCAGGACGTCCCGGGGGTCCTTCCGGACAGATCAATGGCACTGAAAACGCTCATTTAAATGCAAAAGATCGTGTCCcgtaaaaattttctgtataattccgtgattattttcactcGGGAATCGCTCGCCCACTATGGGGGAGTCTACGCAAGGACAACGCAAGGACAAGGACAACATTCTAATGGAATGGAAACGATTGCCCGACTGCACCAATTCTAGTTCAAGTGAACAATGATAACTTTTGTATTCTGTATTCCTTCACGTCTCCCAGcgagcgtaataaattattattattattataaaagGAGAGTTTTGATCAGATAAATTTATTATCGTTGAATATCCACTTTCTCTGTTTCTCGTTTCATTCTCTAAACGACGTATGGATAATACATATGATGAAGGtctaaaaacttcaaagaaATGTCTCctagttttgcaaatttccaccgaaaaaaaatttggtcgGTTCTCGGACCATTTAtgtattgtattttatttggCTTATGTTTTACTCAGGAAAGTAAATAACTTTTGCTAAATGTACATAAAATCagcaatgttttcaaaaatgttttgaggtAATCCGGCTTCTATGTGATATATTAATTCAATCCTAACTGATAagataattataaatttaaaacttactgCTACCTCCAACTTCTGGAACAGCATAAGAATTGGTTGGTGGAATGGTAACATATCTTGGCTGCCCATATCCATGACGTGGTGGTAATTTGATTCTATAGACTGCCCGTTTTTCTCTAATTGATTCAGTTATCAAATTCCACGCATCATCGGAATATTTCTACAAAAcattgaattaaaaacttgaaaaattaattatggaccaacttcaaatgttttcagatcTTCAAGGGAagtaatttcaaagttttcaatttcattaaaaaccgaaaaaattgaagcgaGAATCGTAAGAACTGCAAAAACAATGAGCAGAATAGTAGCGAATAGAAAATTTGTGTgcttcatttttgttttcagtttcagaCAGGTGTCTatattttatacttttcaaCACAATAGATATTAATTAttttagagagaaaaaaacaggaaacaGCTACATAGTGTGAagtgaaaatagaaatatgaaaaatgaaataacaaTGACTTTGACGAATTTATCCCTCTTAccctaaattttcaataaaatcaaaatacaacaaaagctccaaactctaaaattactaaattgtatttttgtacCAAAACTAGCTTCCCGACATTGATAAGTAACGCACTGGCACaaactctaattttttagtgaacaCAAAAACAGTAATCTGCAAAACTTTCTTTCTCGTATTCTCTGTTTCTCTACATACCGTACTTAATATTTCACTATCTTATCTCTCTGTGTCTCTTGCCGACCAAAAAACTAATGGTGGATCGCTATATAAAGAAATGTTAGGTAAGGAGTTGAATGTCAGTTATTTCTGTAAAAACTAGAAGTttctaaaatgaaaatcttATTTCTACTTCTTACAAGCTtaactttttgttattctCATAACTTTCTCGTAGTTTCTCCAGTTTTTGGATACAGTCACatgaaatttatgaataaaGTAGCGGATACTTTGGCCAACGGAGATCATAATGtggtaagttttaaaaattttgatcgaGTTATTTGCTTGCTTCTTCAAcctttttgttatttcttaTTCAGACAATTCTTCAAACATACAATTACGAACATTTTGGTAAAATCCGTATGGCAAAGAATACAAATGTCGAGGTATGGAGTAAAgtattaatttattgaaaaaaaacttttctagatCCTAGACTATCATCTCGACGAAAGCAAAGCGGTCAGCAATGAAAACTCTGCAAGTGCCTTCAAATACATGTGGAATACCGAAATAATTAATAATCCAATTACTGGAGCTATAGCAGTTGGTTTATGGATACTTATTCCGAAATACCATAGTTTTATTTCAGACTTCAACAGTTCTATATGGCGAAATGAAGACAATGTGTGAAAGTAGATTTAAACCAGAAAATCTAGATAATAATGTTTTATTACAGAGGTTCTTCTTGACAAAAAACTACACAAATGGATTCTCTCGAAAAACTTTGATGGATTTATTTCCGAGCCATTCGATTTTTGTGGTCTTTATCTTGGAGATCACTTGAAGCTTAACATAATTCCAATGCATTCTTCAACTAAAAGTCTTCCATCTGTTTACGCAATTGGGGAACCATCATTGCTTAATTTTTTACCATGTgagttttgtttatttttgagcaaattaaAGGTGACAGACGATTCTTATCAACTGATCTTatgattttctataaaaaatatttataatttcaagCCATGAGGACAAAGTTCGGAACGGAGCAAACTGTTTTTGATCGAATCGGTGACATCATTGCTCTTCCATGTCTCGAACTCGCATTCTCGAagcttttcgaaaaacaatacAAACAAGCATCTCAACTTTTGAATGGGGATGTTCGACACTGGAAGGAAATTCTTCAGACTGCCacgttttatttttcgaatgcCAATGATTTTATTGCATTTCCAACACCATCACTTCCAAAACATGTACACATTGGAGGATTCACAATTGATCcaccaaaaaatctgaaattagaaGAGGAATATAACAAAATTCTGAGTCTTCGAAAATCAACAGTCCTTATTTCATTTGGAACCGTAATTCAATCAGCGGATATGCCAGAAAGTTTTAAgtgattattttaaatttggaattaaaacaactatttcaatttcagagatGGGATTATCAAAATGTTCCATCTTCTACCAGATACCACTTTCATCTGGAAGTATGAAGTAGAAGATCAACAATTCATTGAAAGGCTCCCGAATAATGCGATTCTGAAGAAATGGGTTCCTCAGCCAGCTCTGCTTGGTATTTTATCTCACTTTTCTTTTGtacttatttcaattttcagctgatccTCGACTGAAACTCTTCGTAACTCATGGTGGTCTCGGCAGTACTTTAGAAGTTGCATACTCTGGAAAGCCTGCCCTAATGATTCCAGTGTTCGGAGATCAATTattgaatgcaaaaatgttgagTAGACATGGTGGTGCTActgtttttgataaatatgaTTTGGAAGATGCCGAAAAATTGACATCTGCAATTAAAGAGATTATCGGAAATGaagaattcaacaaaaaatcacatcATATTGCTGATCTTCTAAGAAATCAACCAATTGATCCAAAAGCAAATCTTCTGAAACACGTGGAGTTCAGTGCAAAGTAAGATAAACAAAATTAGGATAGCAAAGATTTTATAAAGTTTCAGATTTGGAAGAGTTGATGCTTTGGAACCATACAATGTTCACTACAACTTTGTTCAGTACTACATGTTAGATGCTTTTgccattattttttcaattttaatcattATCTTTTATTTAGCAcatttacttttcaaatttgtttacAAACACGTTTTCAAGACAAAATCAAAGAAAgagtagttttaaaaagttttatttgctATCAATTTGTATCTCTTGTTGATTTAATTCATATTTGAGCCTTAATAAACTGTCTAATCTGCTTTTatcaacataaaaaatgtacaCCTAAAAGGTGCAAATCcataaagcaaaaaataaatggcGGAATCTAGACGATATCTTTTTCCCTGCTTTTGAGATCCCTGTATTTGTGTCTACTGGCAAAGCATTTTCAACATTCTTCTCGTATTTTATCACCTCACAAGTTGTAAGAAAAAACGTACCGTACATTCTCAATTAGTATATAAGCCAACTACtccactttgaaaatttatatctcggttcattcGGAtgatataaaataaataattatcaacggcaaatttttaaaaaatagaactgacaaatattttgctaattgcctaatttttaatagaagaaacgaaaactaaaatataaGCTTTCAGAGTTGAACAAATGGGTGCAATTTCAATGGATAATTTAACAGTAAATCAGAAAACGGTTTAAcagtaaatcaaaaaacagtttaacagtaaatcaaaaaacaaaaaaaaattattgtacaATGCCATCAGACTTTTCTAAACTCCATAGTTTTCCAAGTCCGAATACTAAGAAAAAGTGATGAccgaaatttctaaaaattgtttcatcaCATCGATGTTTTCCAACATTCAAACCTTAATGATTCCCTATAAATAACAATATCTTTCTACACCATAACATATTCGAGATTAACATATTTGTGAATATATCGTTCATTTACAaatcatttaaatttaattcccATCTAGGCTATTGAGAGTCTCCTACCCACAACACACAGACAAATTAAGTGAGTACATTCTGCCCATGGTTAAACATTTAGTTTGCTGTCTAAGCCTCGAATGTCTCACCATATGATTGGGAGTAAATTTGTGGTTTCTGCGGGGTTTGTGTTGGTTTCTTTTCTACCTCTCTATTACTTTAACAGTTTCTCATCAGTTATCTAGATCAAAGAACCATACCTCAGTTCGTATTTAACTAGGGTAACTCTACTGGTGTCGAtcgaatattttcatttttacccACTATGAAACTGTTCCTCctagtatttttattttttgcactcTACTGCAATGTATTAGCATACAATTACTTAGTTGTCGCCCCAGTATTTGGATATAGTCATATGAAATTTATGAACAAAGTTGCTGATACTTTGGCTAATGGAAAACACAATGTGGTATAGTGttcacataaaaatgttttgttggtattttctgattttagaCTTTGCTGCAAACCTACATTTACGAACACTGggggaaaattcgaattgttaaaaacaaaaatatcgaGGTAAGCTTACACTGAATTTTTGTGATTCAGAACAAAATGTCCCtcttggtttcaaaaaaaattaatcaaaccaaaaaatcgagttaTTCCTAGAAATACATGGCATCTCCAATATCGTTACTATTGAGAttaattaaaacttaaaaattcagattatTGACTACCACAACAGTGAAAATGTGCCAAGTAATGAGCAATCTGCCAGTgcgttcaaatttttttgggacaaCGAAATAGTGAATAACCCTATAACTGGAGCAATGGCGGTAAGAATATCCATAGAACCCAAGAatcttcaaattgatttttaaagccAATGTTCATACTCTACAATGAATTCAAGCCGATGTGTGATAGTGAGTTGATAAGAAAAGTACAATTGTTTGATAATAACTA
This is a stretch of genomic DNA from Caenorhabditis elegans chromosome V. It encodes these proteins:
- the col-151 gene encoding Nematode cuticle collagen N-terminal domain-containing protein (Partially confirmed by transcript evidence), with protein sequence MKHTNFLFATILLIVFAVLTILASIFSVFNEIENFEITSLEDLKTFEKYSDDAWNLITESIREKRAVYRIKLPPRHGYGQPRYVTIPPTNSYAVPEVGGSMPLICPEGPPGRPGHPGHPGEDGSAGQPGSPGGVGVLLSMKLPYNGCIQCPMGPQGQPGRPGLMGHPGDVGVTGMDGIPGGRGLPGYPGMPGDNGSGGANGHDGATGQPGRSGTRSYGSPGPAGSPGRVGRGGPPGPDGGYPMSGEPGSSGPQGKAGQPGGPGVDGHPGRPGGSGRPGPDSGYCKCPQRGKTDEFSNYNTKASTPTEKPEASSDWRRVRKVKVSA
- the ugt-1 gene encoding glucuronosyltransferase (Confirmed by transcript evidence); translated protein: MKILFLLLTSLTFCYSHNFLVVSPVFGYSHMKFMNKVADTLANGDHNVTILQTYNYEHFGKIRMAKNTNVEILDYHLDESKAVSNENSASAFKYMWNTEIINNPITGAIATSTVLYGEMKTMCEKVLLDKKLHKWILSKNFDGFISEPFDFCGLYLGDHLKLNIIPMHSSTKSLPSVYAIGEPSLLNFLPSMRTKFGTEQTVFDRIGDIIALPCLELAFSKLFEKQYKQASQLLNGDVRHWKEILQTATFYFSNANDFIAFPTPSLPKHVHIGGFTIDPPKNLKLEEEYNKILSLRKSTVLISFGTVIQSADMPESFKDGIIKMFHLLPDTTFIWKYEVEDQQFIERLPNNAILKKWVPQPALLADPRLKLFVTHGGLGSTLEVAYSGKPALMIPVFGDQLLNAKMLSRHGGATVFDKYDLEDAEKLTSAIKEIIGNEEFNKKSHHIADLLRNQPIDPKANLLKHVEFSAKFGRVDALEPYNVHYNFVQYYMLDAFAIIFSILIIIFYLAHLLFKFVYKHVFKTKSKKE